One region of Aeromicrobium sp. Sec7.5 genomic DNA includes:
- a CDS encoding alpha/beta fold hydrolase — protein MDPAITSSPVRVGDLTFDTVQVGEPGGVPIVLLHGFPATSASWSGVLPVLAEAGCWAVAPDQRGYSPGARPDAVEQYATDRLADDVIGLVDALGASTFHLVGHDWGASVAWLVASTHPDRVASLTAVSVPHLGSYGRAVHEDPEQRRMSAYYAEFRRTPDMAELLLADDARRLREVYGDLPGDLVETYVRHLREPGALHAALHWYRAMSGALGATQKVTVPTTYIWSDADAFIGPVAAHGCAEFVDADFRYVELEGVSHWVPELRPHVVAAEILRHVTRD, from the coding sequence ATGGATCCCGCGATCACGAGCTCCCCCGTCCGCGTCGGTGACCTGACCTTCGACACAGTGCAGGTGGGCGAGCCCGGGGGTGTGCCGATCGTGCTGCTGCACGGGTTCCCGGCGACGTCGGCCAGCTGGTCAGGGGTCCTCCCTGTGCTGGCCGAGGCCGGGTGCTGGGCCGTGGCGCCGGACCAGCGCGGCTACTCACCGGGCGCACGACCCGACGCGGTCGAGCAATATGCGACCGACCGGCTCGCCGACGACGTCATCGGTCTCGTCGACGCGCTCGGAGCCTCGACGTTCCACCTGGTCGGTCACGACTGGGGTGCCAGTGTGGCGTGGCTTGTCGCGTCGACCCACCCCGATCGCGTCGCGTCGCTGACGGCCGTCTCGGTGCCGCACCTGGGCTCGTACGGCCGAGCCGTGCACGAGGATCCTGAGCAGCGTCGGATGTCGGCCTACTACGCCGAGTTCCGCCGGACCCCGGACATGGCCGAGCTCCTCCTCGCGGACGATGCTCGTCGGCTGCGCGAGGTCTATGGCGACCTCCCCGGCGACCTCGTCGAGACCTACGTGCGTCACCTGCGCGAGCCGGGAGCGCTCCACGCGGCGCTCCACTGGTACCGCGCGATGAGCGGGGCGCTCGGCGCGACGCAGAAGGTCACCGTGCCGACGACGTACATCTGGAGCGACGCGGACGCGTTCATCGGGCCCGTGGCCGCGCACGGGTGCGCCGAGTTCGTCGACGCGGACTTCCGCTACGTGGAGCTCGAGGGCGTCTCGCACTGGGTGCCCGAGCTGCGCCCGCACGTCGTGGCCGCCGAGATCCTCCGCCACGTCACGCGGGACTGA
- a CDS encoding MFS transporter, with the protein MGRVAWTALLANSVLVQAVTFLLRPASTYQAIALDVPGGALGAIGATFAIVPLLLAIPVGGLVDRLGEKRLMIGGALLMVAASTVFLTATESVAGLVVANALLGAAHLACVIGQQSLVANTAPPGQLDARFGYYTFMASLGQAAGPSLIAAVAGTSVQPDTRPIFVLAVAMSVVMLVTSLLVPLRRRSAAERAEARGGLVGLLRTPGLGRALTTSAIILSAVDLTLVYLPALGAERGLTAAAVGALLTVRAVFSMASRLLLGRLSAWLGRTRLMATSIVVTAGALVLCAVPAPLPVLLVVVALLGLGLGVGQPLTMSWLTEQAPATQRGKALSLRLAGNRVGQVVIPTTLGVAAVGTGAPGVLAATGVAVGASGLLLRGFSIDRRDDPDPASD; encoded by the coding sequence ATGGGTCGCGTCGCGTGGACCGCGCTGCTCGCGAACTCCGTGCTCGTCCAGGCCGTCACCTTCCTGCTGCGCCCGGCCAGCACCTACCAGGCCATCGCCCTCGACGTCCCCGGCGGCGCGCTGGGCGCGATCGGTGCGACCTTCGCGATCGTGCCGCTGCTGCTCGCGATCCCCGTCGGCGGGCTCGTCGACCGGCTCGGCGAGAAGCGCCTGATGATCGGCGGCGCGCTGCTCATGGTCGCGGCCTCGACCGTGTTCCTCACCGCGACGGAGTCCGTCGCGGGGCTGGTCGTCGCGAACGCGCTGCTCGGGGCGGCGCACCTGGCCTGCGTGATCGGCCAGCAGTCGCTCGTGGCCAACACGGCGCCTCCCGGGCAGCTCGACGCCCGATTCGGCTACTACACGTTCATGGCCTCGCTGGGCCAGGCCGCGGGACCGAGTCTGATCGCTGCCGTGGCGGGCACCTCGGTCCAGCCCGACACCCGCCCGATCTTCGTCCTCGCCGTCGCGATGAGCGTCGTGATGCTGGTGACGTCGCTCCTGGTGCCCCTGCGTCGACGCTCTGCGGCCGAGCGGGCCGAGGCACGCGGTGGTCTCGTCGGCCTGCTCCGCACTCCCGGGCTGGGTCGCGCGCTGACGACGAGCGCGATCATCCTCTCCGCCGTCGACCTGACGCTGGTGTACCTGCCGGCGCTCGGGGCCGAGCGCGGGCTCACGGCAGCGGCGGTCGGCGCGCTGCTGACGGTGCGCGCCGTGTTCTCGATGGCCTCGCGCCTGCTGCTGGGACGGCTGTCGGCCTGGCTCGGGCGCACCCGGCTGATGGCGACGTCGATCGTCGTGACGGCGGGAGCCCTGGTGCTCTGCGCCGTGCCGGCGCCGCTGCCGGTGCTGCTGGTCGTCGTGGCGCTCCTCGGCCTCGGCCTGGGCGTGGGGCAGCCGCTGACGATGTCATGGCTGACCGAGCAGGCCCCCGCCACCCAGCGCGGCAAGGCCCTGTCACTTCGCCTCGCCGGCAACCGCGTCGGCCAGGTGGTGATCCCGACGACCCTCGGCGTGGCCGCCGTGGGCACGGGCGCACCCGGCGTGCTCGCCGCGACCGGCGTCGCCGTCGGCGCCTCCGGCCTCCTGCTGCGCGGCTTCAGCATCGACCGCCGCGACGACCCCGACCCCGCCTCCGACTGA
- the thiD gene encoding bifunctional hydroxymethylpyrimidine kinase/phosphomethylpyrimidine kinase — translation MTRPVPAVPRVLSIAGTDPTGGAGIQADLKSIAANGGYGMAVVTALVAQNTRGVRAVHTPPPEFLQQQLDAVSDDVVIDAVKIGMLGDVATIEVVRAWLDRVRPPVVVLDPVMVATSGDRLLVPEAEQAMRDLLPAADLITPNVPELAVLADVASATSWDGVVAQALAVSERFGVAVLAKGGHLEGDLVHDALVDAAAADPVRALVAPRVQTSATHGTGCSLSSAVATWQGAAVRAGSGDWFASVDRSKQWLTESLRHGAALAVGQGNGPVSHLAGLWSRGGLVTSATADWWERIADVRDGTDADPFVAGLAAGTLPREAFTWYLAQDAEYLHAYAEVLARTAELADDPAEAAFWAAGSAECLEEELRLHQHWTAGVRVDPAPATTAYVDHLRGAAGRGYAEAVAAVLPCYWMYADIGVRLAAAVTDDHPYRDWLLTYGDPAFAEAAARARAITDRVAADPATTPEVRERMWQAFAASAHHERAFFAAPLTPPT, via the coding sequence ATGACGCGTCCCGTCCCGGCCGTCCCGCGGGTGCTGTCGATCGCCGGCACCGACCCGACCGGCGGCGCCGGCATCCAGGCCGACCTCAAGAGCATCGCCGCGAACGGCGGGTACGGCATGGCCGTCGTGACCGCGCTCGTCGCGCAGAACACCCGCGGCGTCCGCGCCGTGCACACGCCGCCGCCGGAGTTCCTGCAGCAGCAGCTCGACGCCGTGAGTGACGACGTCGTGATCGACGCGGTCAAGATCGGCATGCTCGGCGACGTCGCCACGATCGAGGTCGTCCGCGCCTGGCTGGACCGGGTCCGCCCGCCGGTCGTCGTGCTCGACCCGGTCATGGTCGCGACGAGCGGCGATCGCCTGCTCGTCCCGGAGGCCGAGCAGGCGATGCGTGACCTGCTGCCGGCCGCCGACCTGATCACGCCGAACGTCCCGGAGCTGGCCGTCCTCGCCGACGTGGCGTCGGCCACGTCCTGGGACGGGGTCGTCGCCCAGGCGCTCGCCGTGTCGGAGCGGTTCGGGGTGGCGGTGCTGGCCAAGGGAGGTCACCTCGAGGGCGACCTCGTGCACGACGCGCTGGTCGACGCGGCCGCCGCGGACCCGGTGCGCGCACTCGTGGCGCCTCGCGTCCAGACATCGGCCACGCACGGCACGGGATGCTCGTTGTCGTCGGCTGTGGCAACCTGGCAGGGCGCGGCGGTGCGGGCCGGGTCGGGCGACTGGTTCGCGAGCGTCGACCGGTCGAAGCAGTGGCTCACCGAGAGCCTGCGCCACGGTGCTGCCCTCGCGGTCGGTCAGGGCAACGGACCGGTCAGCCACCTCGCCGGGTTGTGGTCGCGGGGCGGCCTGGTGACGAGCGCGACCGCCGACTGGTGGGAACGGATCGCCGATGTCCGCGACGGCACCGACGCCGACCCGTTCGTGGCGGGGCTGGCGGCGGGCACGCTGCCGCGGGAGGCCTTCACGTGGTACCTGGCCCAGGACGCGGAGTACCTGCACGCCTACGCCGAGGTCCTCGCCCGTACGGCCGAGCTCGCCGACGATCCGGCCGAGGCGGCGTTCTGGGCGGCCGGCTCCGCCGAGTGCCTGGAGGAGGAGCTCCGGCTCCACCAGCACTGGACCGCCGGTGTCCGCGTGGACCCGGCACCGGCCACGACCGCCTACGTCGACCACCTGCGCGGCGCCGCCGGGCGCGGTTACGCCGAGGCAGTCGCGGCCGTGCTCCCGTGCTACTGGATGTACGCCGACATCGGCGTACGCCTCGCGGCAGCGGTGACCGACGACCACCCGTACCGCGACTGGCTCCTGACCTACGGCGACCCGGCCTTCGCCGAGGCCGCCGCGCGGGCCCGCGCCATCACCGACCGCGTCGCCGCCGACCCGGCCACCACGCCCGAGGTCCGCGAGCGGATGTGGCAGGCCTTCGCCGCCTCCGCCCACCACGAACGCGCGTTCTTCGCCGCCCCCCTCACACCCCCCACCTGA
- the thiE gene encoding thiamine phosphate synthase — MTTDLSVYLVTDAGIAAAAGHSVPAVVAAAVAGGVSIVQVRQKHASTEELVDLLGSVAAVLPPGVPLVVNDDVEAFLAARADGIAVAGVHVGQDDAPAAEVRVAIGPAALLGLSAATAAELAAVDPSVVDHVGIGALHGTPTKPDAPAALGLDGMRARVALSPVPAVAIGGVSVADARALHGSGIAGLAVVSGICGAADPEAAARDYVRAWRGTSS, encoded by the coding sequence GTGACGACCGATCTCTCGGTCTACCTCGTGACCGATGCCGGCATCGCGGCCGCGGCGGGTCACTCGGTGCCGGCCGTCGTCGCTGCCGCTGTGGCCGGAGGTGTCTCGATCGTCCAGGTGCGCCAGAAGCACGCGTCGACCGAGGAGCTGGTCGACCTGCTCGGATCTGTTGCCGCCGTCCTCCCACCGGGCGTGCCGCTCGTGGTCAACGACGACGTCGAGGCGTTCCTCGCGGCCCGGGCCGACGGCATCGCGGTCGCCGGGGTGCACGTGGGGCAGGACGACGCCCCGGCCGCCGAGGTTCGCGTCGCGATCGGGCCGGCCGCGCTGCTCGGGCTCAGCGCCGCGACCGCGGCGGAGCTGGCGGCCGTCGACCCCTCGGTCGTCGACCACGTCGGCATCGGTGCCCTGCACGGGACGCCGACGAAGCCCGACGCCCCGGCGGCGCTGGGCCTGGACGGGATGCGGGCCCGCGTGGCGCTCTCGCCCGTGCCGGCCGTCGCGATCGGCGGCGTCTCCGTCGCCGACGCCCGGGCGCTCCACGGCTCGGGCATCGCCGGGCTCGCCGTCGTGTCCGGCATCTGCGGCGCGGCCGACCCGGAGGCCGCCGCCCGTGACTACGTCCGTGCGTGGAGAGGAACCTCGTCATGA